ATCTCTCTCACAGCAACAATGATGGTAAACCACCAGGTCAGGTCGCCAAGGACTGACAGAGCAATGAACGCGCCCAGGGTGAGGAACTTGTCTGCCAGCGGATCGGCAAGCTTCCCAAAGTTAGTAATGATGTTGTGCTTACGCGCAATCTCACCATCGAGATGATCCGTGTACGCAGCAATCGCAAATACGGCCAGCGCCCACCAGCGTGATCCCGTCGTGTTCTCAAGCAAGAGCCACAAAAAGACAGGGACAAGCACAAGGCGGAGGACCGTCAGCGCATTGGGTACGTTCACCGCAGAAGGAGCCTTGTTCTCCCCTTTTCCTTCACCACCGGACATAATGATGCACCCCTAATCCCTGACTCAAAAGCTCCGCGATCCTCATGATATGCCACTTCCGCCACTGAACTCTGGAGTGATACGGATCGGCTTCGTTGCAGCCTCAGCAAACGCCCCCGTGCCCGGACCTTCCCGCTCATCACGGTATGCACTGCCGCGCTCAACCGCGTGCGACCGGAGTGCATCTTCATCGCTCCACCGCGGAGACAGTTCGGTGACTTCCTCGACTGCCGCTCCCTCGTCATCCCAGTCGTCCCCAGCTTGCGAACCGGCATTGCCATCATCAGCAGTAGTATCCGGCAGACTCTGTGCTTCCCCACGAAGAAGTGCGAGGACGGAAGGCAGTTCCTCGGGAGCCACCAGCACCTCCCGGGCCTTGGAGCCCTGCGAAGGTCCAACGACGTCGCGTGATTCAAGCAGGTCCATCAGACGGCCAGCACGTGCAAACCCAATCCGCAGCTTCCTCTGTAGCATTGAAGTCGACCCCAGCTGGGTGTTAACCACAAGTTCTGCAGCCGACAGGAGGTCATTGAGGTCATCGCCGATGTCGTCCGCAACCTTCGCGGTGCTCTGCTGAGTCATCACGGTTTCGTCATACTGAGGGTCTGCTTGGGTGCGGCAGTACTCCACGGCAGCGCTTATCTCATCCTCATCCACCCACGCGCCCTGAACGCGCATCGGCTTAGCAGCTCCCGCCGGCAGATAGAGAGCATCACCCTGCCCAATCAGCTTCTCTGCTCCCGGCTGATCGAGGATTACTCGCGAGTCCGCAAGTGCGGAGGTTGCGAAGGCAAGCCTCGAGGGAACATTTGCTTTGATGAGGCCCGTAACAACATCAACTGAAGGCCTTTGTGTGGCGAGCACCAGGTGAATGCCAGCAGCCCGCGCCAGCTGGGTGATCCTCTGAACTGAGGACTCAACATCGCGCGGTGCAATCATCATCAGGTCCGCCAGCTCATCTACGACCACCAAAAGATATGGGTACGGT
This genomic stretch from Schaalia sp. JY-X169 harbors:
- the pgsA gene encoding CDP-diacylglycerol--glycerol-3-phosphate 3-phosphatidyltransferase; protein product: MSGGEGKGENKAPSAVNVPNALTVLRLVLVPVFLWLLLENTTGSRWWALAVFAIAAYTDHLDGEIARKHNIITNFGKLADPLADKFLTLGAFIALSVLGDLTWWFTIIVAVREIGITILREVLRRRGTIVAASSGGKLKTVLQMVLIMMLIVPWDAFSNALILQLLLIVIWIIALAALVVTVWSGVQYAVVAAHAMKKQNGDEA